A part of Myxococcus landrumus genomic DNA contains:
- a CDS encoding RHS repeat-associated core domain-containing protein, whose protein sequence is MADSTGRLTDQFSVDKDGGAAYAFELKVPPGTAGLAPSLGIAYNSGGSDGLLGVGWGLSGLSSITRAGRTVAQDGRHGSVNYDLDDRFILDGQRLMAVSGQYGQPQTIYHTEIQTWRKVVPHYPAGWDVQRGPQSFTVHLRDGQTWEYGATVDSRVPASGTLPAIRLWSLNRVTDRHGNFMTVTYELDAQNNAHYPKLIEYTDNHKSPIARKRQVRFTFTDRQDVTTTYVGGHPIRITRLLSQVQTYVGDVLARTYRFEYQPSRATRRPLLQSVATEARDTSLPRTTFTWQGQAEADPTLFQSSRNLGKSMPGGLRIPMDVSGKGLTDVLHAHHANLQLRLDLYLSTGSGLEGPYPVDLAGAQLAWGGTFCPLDVDADGHMDLLYAANNGGKLGLTLFKATERNGRWTLVREGAAHGAGPENLLWGGQLLALDVDGDGRTDLVYATNNAGVLKLDVLFSNGTRFAPSSFGPTATTLPFGGLLLPLDIDGNGQTDLIYGGNDGGFLKITGLRALPERRGFQQESTPLLPASSRVTWGGSLLPIHLNGDGQIDLLNPYTDGTTLSLRALHNTGKGFVVQDLGSTGLKYGGVIPQIMPADVTGKGRDDLVIVGEHRRDGDANTRRVAVLLNEGSTLRYHAKVSQVPAFVAAGESTSALGLTGLGKADLLHVDGSGAVHLLAATVDYPDLVATLTNGLGGRFELTYKPLTNPTVYTREPPTADNVDTQSLFNSHLPGATYALATNPGTQTPTVAMSFASRSVQYPRYVVSAYTQVYSETQRYAHSFAFAGARMSLQGRGWLGFAAWTKKDPHTGPAGALTETRYHQEFPRTYAVVSQTVRRASDQALMVRSEYDYSTPASAGVHQLQTTEVRKKLYTFATSDTPDCVRTRTFQYDAYGNATSIVQSTTGAPAATLYTRQTFQNNEEQHRFGFLTERRQSADAQGNQTLRWDRKTYDPATWDEKTHSRWSGADTWQVYTYHYDDWGNQTRMEDPSKGVVTHVYESTFRTFPSKRVLPPPPSGRALEFEFHYDATTGVLTSQTQPNGTREVHQHDGLGRPVETQRMGPGEALVPALRFERGHDATGRFRKTLTRQDWKKDVWAVRTEYVDGFGRVTRTTNQGMENGALVGRAIIEDTVLDSHDQPVEQSLPYFSGDAPKRAQAVTYDEYERVVRRETSAAGAAPNVSTYAYPRVNRVLLTEGASSGSPRTRTMTHGYFGDSQSLTELQDGRGNTTHYTYDAVGRRLSATDPKVETTFAYDGLDRHTAITTRAGSTTFTRETYAYRDEQREWTHTDGAGLVTTFQHDALRRVTSKTAGNDQTSYTYDEQTSAHSLGQLTGVRLPDGSAYVYGHDADGNTTTVKLTLDGTAYTLNQDFTPTRLVSRITYPDAAKTEVSYHRDALQRLLKITEGAQEHLVQSDFTALGAPAVARYGNGVRTTWTYTPDGHLLTQDVFTKDERPASASTLDWNAFWQVSAVRDRLEAPLTQNFTHDDLGQLVKAQGGGYGLQEFAYDGACSLTNKAGLTLERSGHQIARGYSPASPDALYTRYDANGSLVELKYQGATLTLSYDSARRLQQAGEVRFTYDQDGRRLKKVEPQLTTYYVAPCFEVVAFANGARQHTRYVLDGDQLVASVTLAESGMPPGGNAGVPSVGTRYFHLNNTQSTSLVTEEQGQVANTLDYDPFGAPRLRSGGDDFRRKHSGLELDSTGLYYAASRYYSPLLGGFITADVQMGASEDRMGAFNRYAYVLNDPVTLIDPMGLGIFDSIANFFTNTLPNWVSKHWQEIVSYTIDIALIAGGIALSFVPGMQGVAAFAIGVAVGGLVGAGLGGLAYNISANATGKEFSWKDWGTQVGIGAAAGAIAGGFAGVGELAATSLNLASRSLLNIGLRAGVDAIGGVVSGLSSQLIGNAVAGAPLAADLTFAAVLGGVGGALGSVVANGGKAMLSRVARSLDSVDGLTDGLRRANYNLTGPTMQLEVEGMRKVIALSLGGTFGTSLGYALSYLHAEQLFLPGMK, encoded by the coding sequence ATGGCAGACAGCACGGGAAGGCTCACGGACCAGTTCAGCGTCGACAAGGATGGCGGCGCGGCCTACGCCTTCGAACTCAAGGTCCCCCCGGGCACGGCGGGCCTCGCCCCCAGCCTGGGCATTGCCTACAACAGTGGAGGGAGTGACGGCCTCCTGGGGGTGGGCTGGGGCCTGAGTGGCCTCTCCTCCATCACTCGCGCGGGGCGCACCGTCGCGCAGGACGGCCGTCACGGCAGCGTCAACTATGACCTGGACGACCGCTTCATCCTGGATGGCCAGCGATTGATGGCGGTGTCTGGCCAATACGGACAACCCCAGACAATCTATCACACCGAAATCCAGACTTGGCGAAAGGTGGTCCCTCACTACCCCGCCGGCTGGGATGTCCAGCGGGGCCCTCAATCCTTCACCGTCCACCTGAGGGATGGACAGACGTGGGAGTACGGGGCGACGGTGGACTCGAGAGTCCCCGCCTCCGGCACCCTCCCGGCCATCCGCCTCTGGTCCCTCAATCGCGTCACGGACCGTCACGGTAATTTCATGACGGTGACATACGAATTGGACGCGCAGAACAACGCGCACTACCCGAAGCTCATCGAATACACAGACAACCACAAGAGCCCCATCGCCCGGAAGCGGCAGGTGAGGTTCACCTTCACGGACCGCCAGGACGTCACCACCACCTACGTCGGAGGCCACCCCATCCGCATCACCCGCCTGCTCTCGCAGGTGCAGACGTACGTCGGGGACGTCCTCGCGCGGACATACCGCTTCGAATACCAACCCAGCCGGGCCACCCGCCGGCCGCTGCTCCAGTCCGTGGCCACGGAGGCGCGCGACACGTCGCTGCCCCGCACCACGTTCACCTGGCAGGGCCAGGCGGAGGCGGACCCCACGCTGTTCCAGTCCTCCCGGAACCTGGGCAAGAGCATGCCGGGCGGACTGCGCATCCCCATGGACGTAAGCGGCAAGGGCCTCACGGACGTGCTGCACGCCCATCACGCCAACCTGCAGCTCCGCCTGGACCTCTATCTCTCCACGGGCAGCGGACTGGAGGGCCCCTACCCCGTGGACCTGGCCGGAGCGCAGCTCGCCTGGGGTGGCACCTTCTGCCCGCTCGACGTGGACGCCGACGGACACATGGACCTGCTCTATGCCGCCAACAACGGGGGCAAGCTGGGGCTGACACTCTTCAAGGCCACCGAGCGCAACGGCCGCTGGACGCTGGTGCGGGAAGGGGCCGCCCATGGCGCCGGGCCTGAAAACCTGTTGTGGGGTGGGCAGTTGCTCGCGCTGGACGTGGATGGCGACGGACGGACGGACCTCGTCTACGCCACCAACAACGCGGGCGTCCTCAAGCTGGATGTCCTGTTCTCCAACGGCACCCGCTTCGCGCCGTCGTCCTTCGGGCCCACCGCGACGACGTTGCCCTTTGGCGGGCTCCTACTGCCCCTGGACATCGACGGCAATGGACAGACGGACCTCATCTACGGCGGCAACGACGGGGGCTTCCTGAAAATCACCGGGCTCCGGGCGCTGCCGGAGCGCCGAGGCTTCCAGCAGGAGAGCACGCCCCTCCTCCCCGCCTCCTCGCGTGTGACGTGGGGCGGCAGCCTCCTCCCCATCCATCTCAACGGCGATGGGCAGATAGACCTCCTCAATCCCTACACGGACGGGACGACGCTGAGCCTGCGGGCCTTGCACAACACGGGCAAGGGCTTCGTCGTCCAGGACCTGGGGAGCACCGGCCTCAAGTATGGCGGCGTCATTCCCCAAATCATGCCCGCGGACGTCACGGGCAAGGGACGCGATGACTTGGTCATCGTCGGCGAGCACCGGCGCGACGGCGACGCCAACACCCGCCGGGTCGCCGTGCTCCTGAACGAAGGCAGCACCCTGCGCTACCACGCGAAGGTGTCCCAGGTGCCCGCCTTCGTCGCGGCGGGGGAGTCCACCTCGGCGCTGGGGCTGACGGGCCTGGGCAAGGCCGACCTGCTGCACGTGGATGGCTCCGGCGCGGTGCATCTGCTGGCGGCGACCGTCGACTACCCAGACCTGGTCGCAACGCTCACCAACGGCCTGGGGGGCCGCTTCGAGCTCACCTACAAGCCCCTGACGAATCCCACCGTCTACACGCGAGAGCCGCCCACCGCGGACAACGTCGACACCCAATCCCTGTTCAACAGCCACCTTCCCGGGGCGACGTACGCGCTGGCCACGAACCCTGGAACCCAGACACCGACGGTGGCGATGAGCTTCGCCTCCCGCAGCGTCCAATACCCGCGCTACGTGGTGTCTGCCTACACACAGGTCTATTCGGAGACTCAGCGCTACGCCCACAGCTTCGCCTTCGCGGGGGCCCGCATGAGCCTCCAGGGCCGAGGATGGCTGGGCTTCGCCGCCTGGACCAAGAAGGACCCGCACACAGGCCCCGCGGGCGCGCTCACCGAGACGCGCTACCACCAGGAATTCCCTCGCACCTACGCCGTGGTGTCCCAGACGGTGCGAAGGGCCTCGGACCAGGCGCTGATGGTGCGCTCCGAATACGACTACAGCACCCCCGCCAGCGCGGGCGTCCACCAGCTCCAGACCACCGAGGTGCGAAAGAAGCTCTACACCTTCGCGACCTCGGACACGCCCGACTGCGTGAGGACCCGGACCTTCCAATACGACGCCTACGGCAACGCCACCTCCATCGTCCAGAGCACCACCGGCGCGCCCGCCGCGACGCTCTACACACGGCAGACCTTCCAGAACAACGAAGAGCAGCACCGCTTCGGCTTCCTCACCGAGCGGCGCCAGTCCGCCGACGCCCAGGGCAACCAGACGTTGAGATGGGACCGCAAGACGTATGACCCCGCCACCTGGGACGAGAAGACCCACTCGCGGTGGAGCGGCGCGGACACCTGGCAGGTCTACACGTACCACTACGACGACTGGGGCAATCAGACGCGGATGGAAGACCCCTCGAAGGGCGTGGTCACCCACGTCTACGAGTCGACCTTCCGCACCTTCCCGAGCAAGCGCGTGCTGCCCCCGCCGCCCTCCGGACGCGCGCTGGAGTTCGAGTTCCACTACGACGCCACCACCGGCGTGCTGACCTCGCAGACCCAGCCCAACGGCACACGCGAGGTCCACCAGCACGACGGCCTGGGCCGCCCCGTGGAGACCCAGCGCATGGGGCCCGGAGAGGCCCTGGTCCCCGCCCTGCGCTTCGAGCGCGGTCACGACGCCACGGGCAGGTTCCGCAAGACGCTGACCCGCCAGGATTGGAAGAAGGACGTGTGGGCGGTGCGCACGGAGTACGTGGACGGCTTCGGCCGCGTCACCCGCACGACGAACCAGGGGATGGAGAATGGCGCGCTCGTGGGCCGGGCCATCATCGAGGACACCGTCCTCGACTCGCATGACCAGCCCGTCGAGCAGAGCCTGCCCTACTTCAGCGGAGACGCCCCCAAGCGGGCCCAGGCCGTGACGTATGACGAATACGAGCGAGTGGTGCGCCGCGAGACGTCCGCCGCCGGCGCGGCCCCCAACGTCTCGACGTATGCCTATCCCCGCGTCAATCGCGTGCTGCTCACCGAAGGCGCCTCGTCCGGCTCGCCCCGCACCCGGACGATGACCCATGGCTACTTCGGGGATTCGCAAAGCCTCACGGAGCTCCAGGACGGCCGAGGCAACACCACGCACTACACCTACGACGCCGTGGGACGACGCTTGAGCGCCACGGACCCGAAGGTGGAGACCACCTTCGCCTATGACGGCCTGGACCGGCACACCGCCATCACCACCCGCGCCGGAAGCACCACCTTCACCCGGGAGACCTACGCCTACCGGGACGAGCAGCGCGAATGGACACACACCGACGGCGCCGGGCTCGTCACCACCTTCCAACATGATGCCCTCCGGCGTGTGACCTCGAAGACGGCGGGCAATGACCAGACGAGCTACACCTACGACGAGCAGACCAGTGCCCATTCCCTGGGACAGTTGACCGGCGTCCGGCTCCCCGACGGCTCGGCGTATGTCTATGGGCACGACGCGGACGGCAACACGACCACCGTGAAGCTGACGCTCGACGGGACGGCGTACACATTGAACCAGGACTTCACGCCCACGCGGCTCGTCTCCCGCATCACCTACCCGGACGCCGCGAAGACGGAGGTGAGCTACCACCGCGACGCGCTCCAACGCCTGCTCAAAATCACCGAGGGCGCCCAGGAGCACCTCGTCCAGTCGGACTTCACCGCGCTGGGAGCCCCCGCGGTGGCCCGCTACGGCAACGGCGTGCGGACCACCTGGACCTATACACCCGATGGCCACCTGCTCACGCAGGATGTCTTCACGAAGGACGAGCGCCCTGCCTCGGCGAGCACCCTGGACTGGAATGCCTTCTGGCAGGTGAGCGCCGTGCGCGACCGGCTGGAGGCGCCCCTCACCCAGAACTTCACCCATGACGACCTGGGCCAGTTGGTGAAGGCGCAAGGCGGAGGGTATGGCCTCCAGGAGTTTGCCTACGACGGGGCCTGCAGCCTCACGAACAAGGCGGGGCTGACGCTGGAGCGCTCGGGGCACCAGATTGCCCGGGGCTACTCCCCCGCGAGCCCCGACGCGCTGTACACCCGCTACGACGCCAATGGCAGTCTCGTCGAGCTCAAGTACCAGGGCGCCACCCTCACGCTCAGCTATGACTCCGCCCGGCGACTCCAGCAAGCGGGGGAGGTCCGCTTCACCTATGACCAGGATGGGCGGCGACTGAAGAAGGTCGAGCCGCAGCTCACGACGTACTACGTGGCCCCCTGCTTCGAAGTGGTCGCCTTCGCGAACGGCGCCCGCCAGCACACGCGCTACGTCCTGGATGGAGACCAGCTCGTCGCCTCCGTCACCCTCGCGGAGTCGGGCATGCCTCCTGGAGGAAACGCGGGTGTGCCGTCGGTGGGCACTCGCTACTTCCACCTCAACAACACGCAGAGCACCTCGCTGGTGACCGAGGAACAGGGACAGGTGGCGAACACCCTGGACTACGACCCGTTCGGTGCGCCCCGCCTGCGCTCCGGCGGCGACGACTTCCGGCGGAAGCACTCGGGGCTGGAGCTGGACAGCACGGGCCTCTACTACGCGGCCTCGCGCTACTACAGCCCGCTGCTGGGAGGCTTCATCACCGCCGACGTCCAGATGGGCGCGTCCGAGGACCGCATGGGGGCGTTCAACCGCTACGCCTACGTCCTCAATGACCCTGTCACCCTCATCGACCCGATGGGGCTGGGCATCTTCGACAGCATCGCGAACTTCTTCACCAACACGCTGCCCAACTGGGTCTCCAAACACTGGCAGGAGATTGTCTCGTACACGATAGACATCGCGCTCATCGCCGGAGGCATCGCGCTGTCGTTCGTCCCAGGCATGCAAGGTGTCGCGGCGTTCGCCATCGGCGTGGCGGTGGGAGGGCTGGTGGGCGCGGGCCTGGGCGGACTGGCCTACAACATCAGCGCGAACGCGACGGGCAAGGAATTCAGTTGGAAGGACTGGGGAACCCAGGTCGGCATCGGCGCCGCGGCGGGAGCCATCGCCGGAGGCTTCGCTGGCGTGGGTGAGCTGGCGGCGACCAGCCTCAACCTGGCCAGCCGAAGCCTGCTCAACATCGGCCTGCGCGCGGGCGTGGATGCCATTGGCGGCGTGGTGTCCGGCCTGAGCAGTCAGTTGATAGGCAATGCCGTCGCGGGCGCACCGCTGGCGGCGGACCTGACCTTCGCCGCGGTCCTCGGCGGCGTGGGCGGAGCCCTGGGGAGTGTCGTCGCCAACGGCGGCAAGGCCATGCTCTCCCGCGTGGCGCGCTCGCTGGACTCCGTGGATGGGCTGACAGACGGCCTTCGCCGGGCCAACTACAACCTCACCGGCCCCACGATGCAGCTCGAAGTGGAAGGGATGCGCAAGGTCATCGCGCTGTCGCTGGGAGGCACCTTCGGAACCTCCCTCGGCTACGCGCTCAGCTACCTGCACGCGGAGCAGCTCTTCCTGCCCGGCATGAAGTGA
- a CDS encoding ribonucleotide-diphosphate reductase subunit beta, with translation MLLEPGLNLTLRPMAYPAFFEMYRNAIKNTWTVEEVDFSTDLVDLRSKMTDAERHLIHRLVAFFATGDSIVGNNLVLNLYKHINAPEARMYLSRQLFEEALHVQFYLTLLDTYVPDPAERAKAFAAIDNIPSIQRKARFCMKWMDSINDVDALKTKQDRQRFLLNLICFAGCIEGLFFFAAFAYVYFLRSKGLLNGLAAGTNWVFRDESAHMGFAFECIQVARKEEPDLFDAKMERDVEAMMREAVECETQFAQDLLSGGVAGLSVQEMRGYLEYVADQRLQMLGIAPVFKTKNPLSFMDLQDVQELTNFFERRVSAYQVAVGVGAANDVVLDATF, from the coding sequence ATGCTGCTGGAACCCGGACTGAACCTGACGCTGCGCCCGATGGCGTACCCGGCATTCTTCGAGATGTATCGGAATGCCATCAAGAACACCTGGACCGTGGAGGAGGTGGATTTCTCCACGGACCTGGTGGACCTGCGGTCGAAGATGACGGACGCCGAGCGTCACCTCATCCACCGTCTGGTCGCCTTCTTCGCGACGGGCGACAGCATCGTCGGCAACAACCTGGTGCTGAACCTGTACAAACACATCAACGCCCCCGAGGCGCGGATGTATTTGTCGCGCCAGCTCTTCGAGGAAGCGCTGCACGTCCAGTTCTACCTGACGCTGCTGGACACGTACGTGCCGGACCCGGCCGAGCGCGCCAAGGCGTTCGCGGCCATCGACAACATCCCCTCCATCCAGCGCAAGGCGCGCTTCTGCATGAAGTGGATGGACAGCATCAACGACGTGGACGCGCTGAAGACGAAGCAGGACCGGCAGCGGTTCCTGCTGAACCTCATCTGCTTCGCGGGCTGCATCGAGGGGCTCTTCTTCTTCGCCGCCTTCGCCTACGTGTACTTCCTGCGCAGCAAGGGCCTGCTCAACGGCCTCGCCGCCGGAACGAACTGGGTGTTCCGCGATGAGAGCGCCCACATGGGCTTCGCCTTCGAGTGCATCCAGGTGGCTCGCAAGGAGGAGCCGGACCTCTTCGACGCGAAGATGGAGCGCGACGTGGAGGCCATGATGCGCGAGGCGGTGGAGTGCGAGACGCAGTTCGCGCAGGACCTCTTGAGCGGCGGCGTCGCCGGCCTGTCCGTGCAGGAGATGCGCGGCTACCTGGAGTACGTGGCGGACCAGCGCCTGCAGATGCTGGGCATCGCCCCCGTGTTCAAGACGAAGAACCCGCTGTCCTTCATGGACCTGCAGGACGTGCAGGAGCTCACCAACTTCTTCGAGCGCCGCGTGTCCGCCTACCAGGTCGCCGTCGGCGTGGGCGCCGCCAACGACGTGGTGCTCGACGCCACCTTCTAG